A genomic window from Arvicola amphibius chromosome 5, mArvAmp1.2, whole genome shotgun sequence includes:
- the Lrp4 gene encoding LOW QUALITY PROTEIN: low-density lipoprotein receptor-related protein 4 (The sequence of the model RefSeq protein was modified relative to this genomic sequence to represent the inferred CDS: deleted 1 base in 1 codon): MRQWWGALLLGALLCAHGLASSPECACGRSHFTCAVSALGECTCIPAQWQCDGDNDCGDHSDEDGCMLPTCSPLDFHCDNGKCIRRSWVCDGDNDCEDDSDEQDCPPRECEEDEFPCQNGYCIRSLWHCDGDNDCGDNSDEQCDMRKCSDKEFRCSDGSCIAEHWYCDGDTDCKDGSDEESCPSAVPSPPCNLEEFQCAYGRCILDIYHCDGDDDCGDWSDESDCSSHQPCRSGEFMCDSGLCINAGWRCDGDADCDDQSDERNCTTSMCTAEQFRCRSGRCVRLSWRCDGEDDCADNSDEENCENTGSPQCASDQFLCWNGRCIGQRKLCNGLNDCGDDSDESPQQSCRPRTGEENCSVNNGGCAQKCQMVRGAVQCTCHTGYRLTEDGRTCQDVNECAEEGYCSQGCTNSEGAFQCWCEAGYELRPDRRSCKALGPEPVLLFANRIDIRQVLPHRSEYTLLLNNLENAIALDFHHRRELVFWSDVTLDRILRANLNGSNVEEVVSTGLESPGGLAVDWVHDKLYWTDSGTSRIEVANLDGAHRKVLLWQNLEKPRAIALHPMEGTIYWTDWGNTPRIEASSMDGSARRIIADTHLFWPNGLTIDYAGRRMYWVDAKHHVIERANLDGSHRKAVISQGLPHPFAITVFEDSLYWTDWHTKSINSANKFTGKNQEIIRNKLHFPMDIHTLHPQRQPAGKNRCGDNNGGCTHLCLPSGQNYTCACPTGFRKINSHACAQSLDKFLLFARRMDIRRISFDTEDLSDDVIPLADVRSAVALDWDSQDDHVYWTDVSTDTISRAKWDGTGQEVVVDTSLESPAGLAIDWVTNKLYWTDAGTDRIEVANTDGSMRTVLIWENLDRPRDIVVEPMGGYMYWTDWGASPKIERAGMDASSRQVIISSNLTWPNGLAIDYGSQRLYWADAGMKTIEFAGLDGSRRKVLIGSQLPHPFGLTLYGQRIYWTDWQTKSIQSADLQTGLDRETLQENLENLMDIHVFHRQRPPVTTPCAVDNGGCSHLCLRSPNPSGFSCTCPTGINLLIDGKTCSPGMNSFLIFARRIDVRMVSLDIPYFADVVVPINMTMKNTIAIGVDPLEGRVYWSDSTLHRISRASLDGSQHEDIITTGLQTTDGLAVDAIGRKVYWTDTGTNRIEVGNLDGSMRKVLVWQNLDSPRAIVLYHEMGFMYWTDWGENAKLERSGMDGSDRTVLINNNLGWPNGLTVDKTSSQLLWADAHTERIEAADLNGANRHTLVSPVQHPYGLTLLDSYIYWTDWQTRSIHRANKNTGSNVILVRSNLPGLMDIQAVDRAQPLGFNKCGFRNGGCSHLCLPRPSGFSCACPTGIQLKGDRKTCDPSPETYLLFSSRGSIRRISLDTEDHTDVHVPVPGLNNVISLDYDSVDGKVYYTDVFLDVIRRADLNGSNMETVIGHGLKTTDGLAVDWVARNLYWTDTGRNTIEASRLDGSCRKVLINNSLDEPRAIAVFPRKGYLFWTDWGHIAKIERANLDGSERKVLINTDLGWPNGLTLDYDTRRIYWVDAHLDRIESADLNGKLRQVLVSHVSHPFALTQQDRWIYWTDWQTKSIQRVDKYSGRNKETVLANVEGLMDIIVVSPQRQTGTNACGVNNGGCTHLCFARASDFVCACPDEPDSQACSLVPGLVPPAPRATSMSEKSPVQPNTLPTTLRSSTTRTHISLEGAEGRCSERDAQLGLCVHSNEAVPAAPGEGLHISYAIGGLLSILLILVVIAVLMLYRRRRSKFTDPGMGNLTYSNPSYRTSTQEVKIEAVPKPTMYNQLCYKKEGGPDHNYTKEKIKIVEGICLLSGDDAEWDDLKQLRSSRGGLLRDHVCMKTDTVSIQASSGSLDDAETEQLLQEEQSECSSVHTAATPERRGSLPDTGWKHERKLSSESQV, translated from the exons gccTAGCCAGCAGCCCAGAGTGTGCTTGTGGTCGAAGCCACTTCACATGTGCAGTGAGTGCTCTCGGCGAGTGTACCTGCATCCCCGCCCAGTGGCAGTGTGACGGAGACAATGACTGCGGGGATCACAGCGATGAGGATGGGTGTA TGCTGCCCACCTGCTCACCTCTGGACTTCCACTGTGACAATGGCAAGTGCATCCGCCGCTCCTGGGTGTGTGATGGGGACAATGACTGTGAAGATGACTCTGACGAGCAGGACTGTC CCCCCCGGGAGTGTGAGGAGGACGAGTTCCCCTGCCAGAACGGCTACTGCATCCGGAGTCTGTGGCACTGTGATGGTGACAATGACTGTGGGGACAACAGTGATGAGCAGTGTG ACATGCGCAAGTGCTCAGACAAGGAATTCCGCTGCAGTGATGGGAGCTGCATTGCTGAGCATTGGTACTGCGATGGTGACACGGACTGCAAAGATGGCTCGGATGAAGAGAGCTGCC CCTCAGCAGTGCCCTCTCCTCCTTGCAACCTGGAGGAGTTCCAGTGCGCCTATGGCCGCTGCATCCTGGACATATACCACTGTGATGGCGACGATGACTGTGGAGACTGGTCGGACGAGTCTGACTGCT cttcccacCAGCCCTGCCGCTCTGGGGAATTCATGTGTGacagtggcctctgcatcaacgcAGGCTGGCGCTGTGATGGGGATGCCGACTGTGACGACCAGTCTGATGAACGCAACTGCA CCACCTCCATGTGCACAGCTGAGCAGTTTCGCTGTCGGTCAGGCCGCTGTGTCCGTCTGTCCTGGCGCTGTGATGGGGAGGATGACTGTGCAGACAACAGTGACGAAGAAAACTGTGAGAACACAG GAAGCCCCCAGTGTGCCTCGGATCAGTTCCTGTGTTGGAATGGGCGTTGTATCGGACAGAGGAAGCTGTGCAACGGGCTCAATGACTGCGGTGACGACAGCGACGAAAGCCCACAGCAGAGCTGCC GGCCCCGGACGGGTGAGGAGAACTGCAGTGTTAACAACGGTGGCTGTGCCCAGAAGTGCCAGATGGTGCGAGGGGCAGTGCAGTGTACCTGCCACACGGGCTACCGGCTCACAGAGGATGGGAGAACATGCCAGG ATGTGAATGAGTGTGCTGAGGAGGGGTActgcagccagggctgcacaaacAGTGAAGGGGCTTTCCAGTGCTGGTGTGAAGCAGGTTATGAGCTACGGCCTGATCGGCGCAGCTGCAAGGCCCTGG GGCCAGAACCTGTGCTACTGTTTGCCAATCGTATCGACATCCGGCAGGTGCTCCCGCACCGCTCTGAATACACACTGCTACTTAACAACCTGGAGAACGCCATTGCCCTTGACTTTCATCACCGGAGGGAGCTGGTCTTCTGGTCTGATGTCACCCTGGATCGCATTCTTCGTGCCAACCTTAATGGCAGCAATGTGGAGGAGGTTGTGTCTACTGGGCTAGAGAGCCCAG GGGGTCTGGCTGTGGACTGGGTCCATGACAAGCTCTACTGGACTGACTCGGGGACATCGAGGATTGAGGTAGCTAATCTGGATGGGGCCCACCGGAAGGTGTTGCTGTGGCAGAACCTGGAGAAGCCCAGGGCCATTGCCCTGCACCCCATGGAGGG aaCCATCTATTGGACAGATTGGGGCAACACCCCCCGCATTGAGGCCTCGAGCATGGATGGCTCTGCACGTCGCATCATTGCTGATACTCATCTCTTCTGGCCTAATGGTCTCACCATCGACTATGCTGGACGCCGTATGTACTGGGTGGATGCTAAGCACCATGTCATCGAGAGAGCCAATCTAGACGGCAGTCACCGCAAAGCTGTCATTAGTCAGG GCCTCCCACATCCCTTTGCCATCACAGTTTTTGAAGACAGCTTGTATTGGACAGACTGGCACACTAAGAGCATCAATAGTGCCAACAAGTTTACTGGGAAGAATCAGGAGATCATTCGAAACAAGCTGCACTTCCCCATGGACATTCATACCCTGCACCCCCAGCGTCAGCCTgcag GGAAAAACCGTTGTGGGGACAACAATGGAGGTTGCACTCATCTGTGTCTACCCAGCGGCCAGAACTACACCTGCGCCTGCCCCACTGGCTTCCGCAAGATCAACAGCCATGCCTGTGCCCAGA GTCTTGACAAGTTCCTGCTTTTTGCCCGAAGGATGGACATCCGTCGGATCAGCTTCGATACAGAGGACCTGTCCGACGATGTCATCCCACTGGCTGACGTGCGCAGTGCTGTGGCCCTTGACTGGGACTCCCAGGATGACCACGTATACTGGACAGATGTCAGCACTGATACCATCAGCAGGGCCAAGTGGGATGGAACAGGACAGGAG GTGGTAGTGGATACCAGTTTGGAGAGCCCTGCTGGCCTGGCAATTGATTGGGTCACCAACAAGCTCTACTGGACAGATGCAG GTACAGACCGAATTGAAGTGGCCAACACAGATGGTAGCATGAGGACGGTGCTCATCTGGGAGAACCTTGATCGTCCTCGGGACATTGTGGTAGAACCCATGGGCGG GTACATGTACTGGACGGACTGGGGTGCGAGTCCCAAGATTGAGCGAGCTGGCATGGATGCCTCCAGCCGTCAAGTCATCATCTCGTCTAACCTGACTTGGCCGAATGGCCTGGCTATTGACTATGGGTCCCAGCGGCTGTACTGGGCTGATGCTGGCATGAAGACTATCGAATTTGCTGGGCTGGATGGCAGCAGGAGGAAG GTGCTGATTGGAAGTCAGCTCCCCCACCCTTTCGGGCTGACTCTGTATGGACAGCGCATCTACTGGACAGACTGGCAGACCAAAAGTATTCAAAGTGCCGACCTGCAGACTGGGTTAGACCGGGAAACTCTGCAGGAGAACCTAGAGAATCTCATGGACATCCACGTCTTCCATCGCCAGAGGCCTCCAG TGACAACGCCATGTGCTGTGGATAATGGTGGCTGCAGCCATTTGTGTCTCCGGTCCCCAAATCCAAGCGGTTTCAGCTGCACCTGCCCCACAGGCATCAACCTGCTGATTGATGGCAAGACATGTTCCCCAG GCATGAACAGTTTCCTCATCTTCGCCAGGAGGATTGACGTACGCATGGTCTCCTTGGATATCCCTTATTTTGCTGATGTGGTGGTCCCAATCAACATGACTATGAAGAACACCATTGCCATTGGGGTGGACCCTTTGGAAG GAAGAGTGTACTGGTCAGACAGTACGCTGCACAGGATCAGCCGTGCCAGCCTGGATGGCTCACAGCATGAGGACATCATCACTACAG GTCTGCAGACCACAGATGGACTTGCGGTGGATGCCATCGGACGGAAGGTCTACTGGACAGACACAGGAACAAATCGGATTGAAGTCGGCAACCTGGATGGGTCTATGCGGAAAGTGTTGGTGTGGCAGAACCTTGACAGTCCCCGGGCCATTGTACTATACCATGAAATGGG GTTCATGTACTGGACAGACTGGGGGGAGAATGCCAAGTTAGAGCGGTCTGGAATGGATGGTTCAGATCGTACTGTACTCATCAACAACAACCTAGGGTGGCCGAATGGACTGACTGTGGACAAGACCAGCTCCCAGTTACTGTGGGCTGACGCCCATACTGAG AGAATTGAGGCAGCCGACCTGAATGGTGCCAATCGACATACATTAGTGTCACCAGTACAGCACCCATATGGCCTCACTTTGCTTGACTCCTATATCTACTGGACCGACTGGCAGACCCGTAGCATCCACCGGGCCAACAAGAATACCGGTAGCAATGTCATCTTGGTGAGGTCCAACCTGCCAGGCCTCATGGACATCCAAGCTGTTGACCGGGCACAGCCACTGG GTTTTAATAAGTGTGGCTTCAGAAATGGTGGCTGTTCCCACCTCTGTTTACCTCGGCCTTCTGGTTTCTCCTGTGCCTGCCCCACTGGCATCCAGCTGAAGGGGGACAGAAAGACCTGTGACCCCTCTCCAGAGACCTACCTGCTCTTCTCTAGCCGAGGCTCCATTCGCCGCATCTCACTGGACACCGAGGATCACACAGATGTGCATGTTCCTGTCCCTGGGCTCAACAATGTCATCTCCCTAGACTATGACAGCGTGGACGGAAAGGTCTACTACACAGATGTGTTCCTGGATGTCATCAG GCGAGCAGACCTGAATGGCAGCAACATGGAGACTGTTATTGGGCATGGGCTGAAGACCACTGACGGCCTGGCAGTGGACTGGGTTGCCAGAAACTTGTATTGGACAGATACAGGTCGAAATACCATCGAAGCGTCCCGGCTGGACGGTTCTTGTCGCAAAGTGCTAATCAACAACAGTCTAGACGAGCCCCGGGCCATTGCCGTTTTCCCCAGAAAGGG GTACCTCTTCTGGACAGACTGGGGCCACATTGCCAAGATTGAACGTGCAAACCTGGATGGTTCTGAGCGGAAGGTCCTCATCAACACAGACCTAGGCTGGCCCAATGGCCTTACCTTGGACTATGACACCCGCAG GATCTACTGGGTAGATGCACATCTGGACCGGATTGAGAGTGCTGACCTCAATGGGAAGCTGCGGCAGGTCTTGGTCAGCCACGTGTCTCACCCCTTTGCCCTCACACAG CAGGACAGGTGGATCTACTGGACAGACTGGCAAACCAAGTCCATCCAACGTGTTGACAAGTACTCAGGCCGCAACAAGGAGACAGTGTTGGCCAATGTGGAGGGTCTCATGGATATCATCGTAGTGTCCCCTCAGCGGCAGACAG GGACCAATGCCTGTGGTGTGAACAATGGTGGTTGTACCCATCTCTGTTTTGCCAGAGCCTCTGACTTTGTGTGTGCCTGTCCTGATGAGCCAGACAgtcaggcctgctcccttg tgCCTGGTCTAGTGCCCCCTGCTCCCAGAGCTACCAGCATGAGTGAGAAGAGCCCAGTGCAGCCCAACACATTGCCCACCACCTTGCGTTCTTCTACCACCAGGACCCACATATCTCTGGAGGGGGCAGAAGGAAG ATGCTCTGAAAGGGATGCCCAGCTGGGCCTCTGTGTACATTCCAATGAGGCTGTACCTGCTGCTCCAG GTGAAGGACTTCACATCAGCTATGCCATCGGTGGGCTCCTCAGTATTCTGTTGATTTTGGTGGTGATTGCAGTTTTGATGCTGTACAG